A part of Streptomyces sp. NBC_01235 genomic DNA contains:
- a CDS encoding AAA domain-containing protein: protein MTTEAAFDPGTAAGRATDAILRDTLHGTARGVVVDSPPGAGKSTLVVRAALELADAGRSLMVVAQTNAQVDDLVVRLAEKNPELPVGRLHSSDADPYDKALEELPNVRKSAKAAELAGLPVVISTAAKWAHVKVDEPWRHAIVDEAYQMRSDGLLAVAGLFERALFVGDPGQLDPFSIVGSEQWAGLSYDPSASAVSTLLAHNPELPQHRLPVSWRLPASAAPLVSDAFYPYTPFRSGTGHGDRRLSFAVPSDGSGTDRVIDEAAESGWGLLELPARHTPRTDPEAVRAVATVVRRLLDRGGAATSERSPDPTPLTPDRVAVGTAHRDQAAAVRAALAELGVPDVTVDTANRLQGMEFDVTVILHPLSGRPDATAFHLETGRLCVLASRHRHACVVVCRAGVSDLLDEYPSTEPVQLGTLVKFPDGWEANHAVLAHLAEHRVAWRP, encoded by the coding sequence GTGACCACCGAGGCCGCCTTCGACCCCGGTACCGCCGCCGGCCGTGCCACCGACGCGATCCTGCGCGACACGCTGCACGGCACCGCGCGCGGGGTGGTCGTCGACTCCCCGCCCGGCGCCGGGAAGTCCACGCTGGTGGTGCGCGCGGCGCTCGAACTCGCCGACGCCGGGCGCTCGTTGATGGTGGTCGCGCAGACCAACGCCCAGGTCGACGATCTGGTCGTGCGGCTCGCCGAGAAGAACCCCGAGCTGCCGGTGGGCCGACTGCACAGCAGCGACGCCGACCCGTACGACAAGGCCCTGGAGGAGCTGCCGAACGTACGGAAGTCGGCGAAGGCGGCGGAGCTGGCGGGGCTCCCGGTGGTGATCTCCACCGCCGCCAAGTGGGCGCACGTGAAGGTCGACGAGCCGTGGCGGCACGCGATCGTGGACGAGGCGTACCAGATGCGGTCGGACGGGCTGCTGGCCGTGGCCGGGCTGTTCGAGCGGGCGCTGTTCGTGGGCGACCCGGGGCAGCTGGACCCGTTCTCCATCGTGGGCAGCGAGCAGTGGGCGGGCCTGTCGTACGACCCGTCGGCCTCGGCGGTGAGCACGCTGCTCGCGCACAACCCCGAGCTGCCGCAGCACCGCCTCCCGGTCTCCTGGCGGCTCCCGGCATCGGCGGCCCCTCTGGTCTCGGACGCCTTCTACCCCTACACGCCGTTCCGCAGCGGCACCGGCCACGGCGACCGCCGTCTGTCCTTCGCCGTGCCCTCGGACGGCTCGGGCACCGACCGGGTGATCGACGAGGCGGCGGAGTCCGGCTGGGGCCTGCTGGAGTTGCCCGCCCGGCACACGCCCCGGACCGACCCGGAGGCGGTGCGGGCGGTCGCGACGGTCGTCCGGCGCCTGCTGGACCGAGGCGGCGCGGCCACATCCGAACGCTCGCCCGACCCGACGCCCCTGACCCCCGACCGGGTCGCCGTCGGCACGGCCCACCGCGACCAGGCGGCGGCGGTACGGGCGGCACTGGCGGAGCTGGGCGTCCCGGACGTGACGGTGGACACGGCGAACCGCCTCCAGGGCATGGAGTTCGACGTCACGGTGATCCTCCACCCCCTCTCCGGCCGCCCCGACGCCACCGCCTTCCACCTGGAGACGGGCCGCCTGTGCGTCCTCGCCTCCCGCCACCGGCACGCGTGCGTGGTGGTCTGCCGGGCGGGGGTGAGCGACCTCCTGGACGAGTACCCGTCGACGGAGCCGGTCCAGCTGGGCACCCTCGTGAAGTTCCCGGACGGCTGGGAGGCGAACCACGCCGTACTGGCGCACCTGGCGGAGCACCGCGTGGCCTGGCGGCCATGA
- a CDS encoding bifunctional DNA primase/polymerase — translation MSSACDEPIGVTPAGAAWLASAGTYPRSTLTLWEERPHAPVVLPCGSVFDIVSAPAMFGRLMLDRLWGEGPGSGPVAAFRGRTLLFSAPGTAQRLPSLLEWEEWSADGRRDGRAGTVPPLLCHGTGDAVTVPALAAPPSPTQNSTRWMVAPDTRHPWLPGPEILLWAAVRAARSAVRISISPPQDQDAKVYDVSRRR, via the coding sequence ATGAGCAGCGCATGCGACGAACCCATCGGCGTCACCCCGGCCGGAGCCGCCTGGCTGGCCTCCGCCGGAACGTATCCGCGCAGCACGCTCACCCTCTGGGAGGAGCGGCCGCATGCACCGGTGGTCCTGCCCTGCGGCTCCGTGTTCGACATCGTCAGCGCGCCGGCGATGTTCGGGCGGCTGATGCTCGACCGGCTGTGGGGTGAGGGGCCGGGCTCCGGCCCGGTGGCCGCCTTCCGGGGGCGGACGCTGCTGTTCTCCGCGCCGGGCACCGCCCAGCGCCTGCCCTCGCTGCTGGAGTGGGAGGAGTGGAGCGCCGACGGCCGCCGGGACGGCCGGGCCGGTACCGTGCCGCCGCTGCTGTGCCACGGCACCGGGGACGCGGTGACCGTGCCCGCGCTCGCCGCCCCGCCGTCACCGACACAGAACTCCACCCGCTGGATGGTGGCCCCGGACACGCGTCACCCGTGGCTTCCGGGGCCGGAGATCCTGCTGTGGGCGGCCGTCCGGGCGGCCCGCTCGGCCGTGCGGATATCGATTTCACCTCCCCAGGATCAGGATGCTAAGGTCTACGACGTCAGCAGGCGCCGCTAG
- a CDS encoding M6 family metalloprotease domain-containing protein, which translates to MPRRPRLLPRPRLRSTTAVFTTLSALAATSLVSGPSVAEPFSVAPCALTRTAAHHSEGLDTWNTAYPRPARSLDAVMVFLSFPDRSPTTSPAELAADHFPATSRFFQQASYGRFTLRPHPLKRWIRMPKPSTAYAIQRDWSPEGRAAYLHDALTAADPQVDFSRYDVVYFVADPDAPGVDSDATKVVNLDTPLHADGTDIRRVVTVFEKHPPDRLVLAHETGHVFDLPDLYHRPADGKGDWDTYVGDWDLMGSQFGLAPDLFAWHKWKLGWLEPRQVVCVRGPGPTRLTLEPLGAGPGVPVTGALGAPAFGLGNGVKLAIVRTGPDSVLAFEARGPVGADRAACRTGILVYRVSSGARSGRGPVEVIDAHPRTEACWENSVYPPLADAPVALGESFTVPGDTARGDGAGVDGVRVEVEGRTVSGEWTVRITPRADR; encoded by the coding sequence CTGCCGCGACGTCCGCGACTGCTCCCGCGCCCCCGACTGCGCAGTACCACGGCCGTGTTCACCACCCTGTCGGCACTCGCCGCGACCTCTCTGGTCAGCGGCCCCTCCGTCGCCGAACCCTTCTCCGTCGCCCCCTGCGCCCTGACCCGCACCGCCGCCCACCACTCCGAGGGCCTGGACACCTGGAACACCGCCTACCCCCGCCCGGCCCGCTCCCTCGACGCGGTGATGGTCTTCCTGTCCTTCCCCGACCGGTCCCCCACGACCTCCCCCGCCGAACTGGCCGCCGACCACTTCCCGGCCACCAGCCGCTTCTTCCAGCAGGCGTCCTACGGCAGGTTCACCCTGCGCCCGCATCCGCTGAAGCGCTGGATCCGCATGCCGAAGCCGTCCACCGCGTACGCCATACAGCGCGACTGGAGCCCCGAGGGCCGGGCCGCCTACCTGCACGACGCGTTGACCGCCGCCGACCCCCAGGTCGACTTCTCCCGCTACGACGTCGTCTACTTCGTGGCCGACCCGGACGCGCCCGGCGTCGACTCGGACGCGACGAAGGTCGTCAACCTGGACACCCCGCTGCACGCCGACGGTACGGACATCCGCCGGGTCGTCACGGTCTTCGAGAAGCATCCCCCGGACCGTCTCGTCCTGGCCCACGAGACCGGCCACGTCTTCGACCTGCCCGACCTCTACCACCGCCCCGCCGACGGCAAGGGTGACTGGGACACCTACGTCGGCGACTGGGACCTGATGGGCAGCCAGTTCGGACTCGCCCCCGACCTGTTCGCCTGGCACAAGTGGAAGCTGGGCTGGCTGGAACCACGCCAGGTGGTGTGCGTACGGGGTCCCGGCCCGACCCGGCTGACCCTGGAACCGCTCGGCGCCGGGCCGGGCGTGCCGGTCACCGGTGCCTTGGGGGCGCCGGCCTTCGGGCTCGGCAACGGCGTCAAACTCGCGATCGTGCGCACCGGCCCCGACAGTGTGCTCGCCTTCGAGGCGCGCGGCCCGGTGGGCGCCGACCGCGCGGCCTGCCGCACCGGCATCCTCGTCTACCGCGTCAGCAGCGGCGCCCGGTCCGGCCGCGGCCCGGTCGAGGTGATCGACGCCCACCCGCGCACCGAGGCCTGCTGGGAGAACTCCGTCTACCCACCCCTCGCGGACGCCCCGGTCGCCCTCGGCGAGAGCTTCACGGTGCCGGGGGACACGGCACGGGGGGACGGGGCAGGGGTGGACGGGGTGCGGGTGGAGGTGGAGGGGCGCACGGTGTCGGGGGAGTGGACGGTGAGGATCACGCCGAGGGCTGATCGGTAG
- a CDS encoding putative bifunctional diguanylate cyclase/phosphodiesterase: protein MSGTSEGPTPAADLDRSAVTESDIDSTESGLQAYRPPAYRSVFAAAPLAMAVVDREGLITDANDALGALLGGGASGLVGRVASDLLDLASDARTWHAYREVLRGRQAKLRCTRRLKQPDGRSLWAQVTVSPLDADTPGVLLSVADVSAHRDLQARLRHLQMHDPVTRLPNRTLFFERVSAALEAEAYEQSGTGRIGLCYLDLDGFKAVNDTLGHRVGDRLLAAVADRLTECAEAAGRNRPSVPLVARLGGDEFALLVEDSTGTEQLADLAESVLKALQAPFDLAGHRLNVSASIGVVERHAAGTTATGLMQAADTTLYWAKVDGKDRWTLFDPERNAHLMTRQALASTLRPAIERGEFRLDYQPLVGMSDGRLRGVEALVRWDHPRFGLLSPNRFVALAEEDGSIVPLGRWILATACHQARQWQLDNPDEPPLFVSVNVAVRQVWDSDLVADVAGVLAETGLAPHLLQLELTESAVMGSAGRPLQALQALSDMGVGIAIDDFGTGYSNLAYLSRLPVSVLKLDGSFVRGFQYEGAGAAPNPADEVVVEAMIDLAHRLGLTVTAECVETSAQATRLRRIGCDTGQGWLYSRPVSPDRISELLGTESYAVGNP, encoded by the coding sequence GTGAGCGGAACGTCCGAAGGGCCGACGCCCGCGGCAGACCTCGACCGGTCAGCCGTCACAGAGAGTGACATCGACAGTACGGAAAGCGGGCTCCAGGCCTACCGGCCTCCGGCCTACCGTTCCGTCTTCGCGGCAGCACCCCTCGCCATGGCCGTGGTCGACCGCGAGGGCCTGATCACCGACGCCAACGACGCGCTCGGCGCGCTGCTCGGCGGCGGCGCTTCGGGGCTGGTCGGGCGGGTCGCCTCCGACCTGCTGGACCTGGCCTCCGACGCGCGGACCTGGCACGCCTACCGCGAGGTGCTGCGCGGCCGGCAGGCGAAACTGCGCTGCACGCGGCGGCTGAAGCAGCCCGACGGGCGCTCGCTGTGGGCGCAGGTCACCGTCTCGCCGCTGGACGCGGACACACCCGGCGTGCTGCTGTCGGTCGCCGACGTCAGCGCGCACCGTGACCTCCAGGCGCGGCTGCGGCACCTCCAGATGCACGACCCGGTGACCCGGCTGCCCAACCGCACCCTGTTCTTCGAGCGGGTGTCGGCCGCGCTGGAGGCGGAGGCGTACGAGCAGAGCGGGACCGGCCGGATCGGCCTGTGCTACCTGGACCTGGACGGCTTCAAGGCCGTCAACGACACCCTCGGTCACCGCGTCGGCGACCGGTTGCTGGCCGCCGTCGCGGACCGGCTGACGGAGTGTGCCGAGGCGGCCGGGCGGAACCGGCCGAGCGTGCCGCTGGTGGCCCGGCTGGGCGGCGACGAGTTCGCCCTGCTCGTGGAGGACTCCACCGGCACCGAGCAGCTCGCCGACCTCGCCGAGTCCGTGCTCAAGGCCCTCCAGGCCCCCTTCGACCTGGCCGGACACCGGCTGAACGTCTCCGCGTCGATCGGCGTCGTGGAGCGGCACGCGGCCGGCACCACCGCGACCGGGCTGATGCAGGCCGCCGACACGACCCTGTACTGGGCGAAGGTGGACGGCAAGGACCGCTGGACGCTGTTCGACCCCGAGCGCAACGCCCATCTGATGACCCGCCAGGCCCTGGCCTCCACGCTCCGTCCGGCCATCGAGCGGGGCGAGTTCCGGCTCGACTACCAGCCGTTGGTGGGCATGTCGGACGGCCGGCTGCGCGGGGTGGAGGCCCTGGTTCGCTGGGATCACCCCCGGTTCGGGCTGTTGTCGCCGAATCGGTTCGTCGCGCTGGCCGAGGAGGACGGTTCGATCGTGCCGCTCGGCCGATGGATTCTGGCCACCGCCTGCCACCAGGCGCGGCAGTGGCAGCTGGACAACCCGGACGAACCGCCGCTGTTCGTCAGCGTCAACGTGGCGGTCCGTCAGGTGTGGGACTCCGACCTGGTGGCGGACGTCGCGGGGGTCCTCGCCGAGACCGGGCTCGCCCCGCATCTGCTCCAGCTGGAGCTCACCGAGTCGGCCGTGATGGGCTCGGCGGGACGACCGTTGCAGGCGCTCCAGGCCCTCAGCGACATGGGCGTGGGCATCGCCATCGACGACTTCGGCACCGGCTACTCCAACCTCGCCTACCTGAGCCGGCTGCCGGTGTCGGTGCTGAAGCTGGACGGGTCCTTCGTGCGCGGCTTCCAGTACGAGGGCGCGGGCGCCGCGCCGAACCCGGCCGACGAGGTCGTCGTCGAGGCGATGATCGACCTCGCCCACCGGCTCGGGCTGACCGTCACCGCCGAGTGCGTGGAGACCTCCGCGCAGGCGACCCGGCTGCGTCGCATCGGCTGCGACACCGGGCAGGGCTGGCTGTACTCCCGTCCGGTGTCGCCGGATCGTATCTCCGAGCTGTTGGGGACCGAGTCCTACGCCGTCGGCAACCCGTAG
- a CDS encoding LLM class flavin-dependent oxidoreductase encodes MAADEIRGTAQGTAPTPLSVLDLVTVGSGRTATDALRTSVDLARFTESRGFHRYWVAEHHSMPGVASSSPAVILAHLAAHTDRIRLGSGGVMLPNHAPLVIAEQFGTLEALAPHRVDLGLGRAPGTDGATAAALRRTTTLHEGADDFPEQLAELTRFLDDDFPDGHRYRRIHAIPGPVQGSSPGGVQSAHRPPIWLLGSSGFSARLAGMLGLPFAFAHHFSAQNTVPALDLYRESFRPSAVLAEPYALIGVSVLAADDEREARRQVLATGLNMVRLRSGRPGLFPSPEEAEAHEFSPLEREFVDSWGANIIHGTADEVRTGLDDLHKRTGADELMLTSHAHRGELRLRSYELVADAYGLPTA; translated from the coding sequence GTGGCGGCAGACGAGATCCGAGGCACGGCACAGGGCACCGCCCCGACCCCCCTCTCCGTACTGGACCTGGTCACCGTCGGCTCCGGCCGCACCGCCACGGACGCCCTGCGCACCAGCGTCGACCTCGCGCGGTTCACCGAGTCGCGCGGCTTCCACCGCTATTGGGTCGCCGAGCACCACTCGATGCCGGGCGTCGCCTCCTCCTCGCCCGCGGTGATCCTCGCCCACCTCGCCGCCCACACCGACCGCATCCGGCTCGGCTCGGGCGGTGTGATGCTGCCCAACCACGCGCCCCTCGTCATCGCCGAGCAGTTCGGCACCCTGGAGGCGCTGGCCCCGCACCGCGTCGACCTCGGCCTCGGCCGGGCCCCGGGCACCGACGGCGCCACCGCCGCGGCCCTCCGCCGTACCACCACCCTGCACGAGGGCGCCGACGACTTCCCCGAGCAGCTCGCCGAGCTCACCCGCTTCCTGGACGACGACTTCCCCGACGGCCACCGCTACCGCCGCATCCACGCCATCCCCGGTCCGGTCCAGGGCTCGTCCCCCGGCGGAGTGCAGTCGGCGCACCGGCCGCCGATCTGGCTGCTCGGCTCCTCCGGCTTCAGCGCCCGCCTGGCCGGAATGCTCGGCCTGCCCTTCGCCTTCGCGCACCACTTCTCCGCGCAGAACACCGTCCCGGCCCTCGACCTGTACCGGGAGTCCTTCCGGCCGTCCGCGGTGCTCGCCGAGCCGTACGCGCTGATCGGCGTCTCCGTGCTGGCCGCCGACGACGAGCGCGAGGCCCGCCGCCAGGTCCTGGCCACCGGCCTGAACATGGTCCGCCTGCGCAGCGGCCGCCCCGGCCTGTTCCCCTCCCCGGAGGAGGCGGAGGCGCATGAATTCAGTCCGCTGGAGCGGGAGTTCGTCGACTCCTGGGGCGCGAACATCATCCACGGCACGGCCGACGAGGTCCGCACCGGTCTCGACGACCTCCACAAGCGCACCGGCGCCGACGAGTTGATGCTCACCAGCCATGCCCACCGCGGCGAGCTGCGCCTGCGCTCCTACGAACTGGTCGCGGACGCCTACGGGTTGCCGACGGCGTAG